In Mesotoga sp. BH458_6_3_2_1, the following are encoded in one genomic region:
- a CDS encoding type II secretion system protein J has protein sequence MDKINEARRKGMTLMELLIALTVSTIVLLIVGIVSTQSLKISKMTNASMAIDEQIARLHSSLNYIISRQFTALAPFEFDENLVDEPVRTITLYSGVPDDSLEIQSAVSTITYDSDLKRVIHIYEDKSNNQVISVISENVTDFVFDPLSSTSYLTYSATLSYFDLNKDVPILTRQAGGAVRFY, from the coding sequence TTGGATAAGATTAATGAAGCGCGAAGAAAGGGTATGACTTTGATGGAGTTGCTAATTGCACTTACCGTCTCAACAATCGTTTTACTTATTGTTGGGATTGTTTCTACTCAGTCTCTTAAGATTTCGAAAATGACTAATGCTTCGATGGCCATAGACGAGCAAATAGCTAGATTGCATTCATCGCTCAATTACATAATTTCGAGGCAATTTACCGCGCTAGCACCATTCGAGTTTGACGAGAATTTGGTGGATGAGCCAGTTAGGACAATTACGTTGTACTCCGGAGTACCGGACGATAGTCTAGAGATCCAATCCGCTGTTTCCACAATCACGTATGACTCTGATTTGAAAAGAGTCATCCATATTTATGAGGACAAATCGAACAATCAGGTTATTTCAGTAATATCCGAAAACGTCACTGACTTTGTGTTTGATCCACTATCATCGACTTCATATCTGACTTATAGTGCTACTTTGTCCTATTTCGATCTGAACAAAGACGTTCC